A window of Planctomycetaceae bacterium genomic DNA:
TGCGAATCTGTTTTAGTCTCTGCCTGCCAAATTCTTTAGAGTATATGTTTCCCTTTTCGTTGATCCAGTAGCCGGGCGTACTTTCAACCAATTCTCGCAACGGCGTGAACTTATCCACGCGAAGCTTGCTCAAGTTAATCATATGCACGCCAAGTTCTCTGGCGAAGTCAGGTATGGCCAGCATTTCCTCTTCAGTCTCACCAACATTGCCATAGATAAAGTATGCGTGGTAAAAGAATGGGAAATTTCTAAATACTTTAAAAGCATCACGAATCTGCTGTGTGTTAAAGCCCTTGTTCATCTGTTCGAGGATTCTATCGCTTGCCGATTCAATACCCATCAGCAGTACACGAAATCCTGCTTTGTACGCTTTTTCCAGCATACGCGGATGTTTGGACGCTTCGATTCTTGCATTGGCAAAGTATAATTTTTTGATTCCTCGTTCGATAATGAGATCGCATATACGCTCGGCGCGAGTTGAATTGACGAAGAAATTATCGTCAGCGAAAATAATCATATCGCCCCTGCTCGCTTCGATTTCATCTACCACCGACTCCGGCGTTCGAGCGACATACTCACGCTTCTGCCCCAGAGGATTCATACTGAATGTACAAAATTTGCATTTGTATGGGCATCCTCGTGAACCAAGAATAGTATCAAACTCTATCGGCAGCAGCTTTACGCCGTGCAAGACGGGAAAATATCGGCTTTGCCGCAGGCTTCTGTCCGGCGGTAAAATATCTTCTATCGGCTGGAGCGGCCGGTTTGGATTGTGAATAATTTTGCCATCGCGTCTGTATGACAAACCGAGAATTTGTTCCCACGGCAGTCCATCCGCAAGCTCCTGAATGGTCTGCTCGCCCTCTCCGCGAACAACAACATCTACATTGCTGCATCGCAGAAAAATATCTTCAACTCTATCGGTTGCCTCGCGCCCGCCGACAACGGTTGTTTTACCAGCAGGTAATTGGTTTATATAATTACAAACTTTGTCGTACTGTGCTCGCCAGCCGATACTGATGCAAATCAAATCGATTTTGTTCGTGATGAACTCGAACATTTTTTGAGGCGGTTGTAAAGTTCGCTTATGACGGAGGTCGATTAAGCTGATTTCGCCAACGTGCCCTTTTAACGCGGTCGCTATATATTCCAACCCTGTCGGGGGAAAGAAGTCCAGACCAGTCCCTTTGTCCTTGGGAAAATAAGGATACAGGCATAGTGCATGGTGATATTTATGATGCTCTGCTATATTTTGTTCCTGAATTAAAAATTCAGCAAAAAATCATTTTTGCTTACTCACCTCTATTTATCCTATCCGTTCCGCACATAAAAAACCACTATTATTTTAATTTCTTTTAATAACTGTGAAGGCCTGCGAAAATTCTTGAGAAATTCACAATGATTACGCCAAATATTATCATCAAAAACGCTATGATACCCCAGAGGCAATTCAATTGCAAAAATTTTGGGCCGTAAAATTTTCTGAAAATTATAAATGCCAGATAAACAAACCACACAGCAAGCGAAAAAGTCTCTTTCGGGTCCCAACTCCACCAGTTTCCCCACGCCGATGCCGCCCATATACTGCCTATAATAATGCCTGCCGTCAGCAGAGGAAAACCAAGACATATCAATCTATACGCCTCGTTTTCCATTTCAGCGTTTTTGCTCAACAGGCATTTGCCTGAAAAATATGCAGCCTGCAAAAAAAAAACATAAGAAAGAAGACTCGCGAAAATATGCGGCACAAAATAAATGCTTTTGAGGTTATGCGATTTAACCGGCAGGATCCGCGAATAAAAAATTAAAACCACAACAGCCAAAAGAAAAACCGAAACGATAATGTCTTTTTTACTCCATCTAAACCACATCCGGATTGTTAAATATATTTGCCTTGCACTACCGAACTCCAAAACCATCGCGACAAACAACAATGCCAAACTAATTAATAGGCTTTCCCCCGGTATAGTGCTGAAAAACGCCCCGCACCAGCCCGCTCCCATCATAGAACCAATAACGCAAACCATTGCTGCAAAAAGCGTTAAGACAATATTTGCCCAAAGACACAGTCTTTTCAAACCATCCATAGCCATACCTTAATATATATGATAACTTTACCTACAAAACCGGTCTACTTACAACATTAAAATGCTATTGCATAAATTTTAATTGTTACTATAATACCGTCTTTCACGAACTATATAACATAATAAAACTTTACAATAGCTGAATTTATATTAGGAGCAAAAATAAAATGACAGTAGTAAGTCAGCCCAAAATCGACATCTTAAGTGCTGAAAACATCACGATGGAAGATATTCTCGCCACAACAGATTTCGTAAACTCAAGTGAAAAAACCCGGTTGTCGTTTACCGAAAGAGCCGAGCAGGAAATTTCGAAGTCCGGCAAGAAAAATTATCTGGCTCTCGGTGCTGCGATGGCAGTGCTTGGCAAATACGCAAAGGCTGTTGAACTGCTGGAAAAGGCTGACGAAAGCAAAGAGAAACATCTTGAGCTTGCGTTCTGTCTGCGAAAAATCTGCCAGTTTGACAAGGCAATCGAAGCGTTGGATAAAGCCGCAAAGGCTGGCGCAGACGCTTTGGCTGTCAATTGCGCAAAGGCATCTGTTTACCGTATTAAAGGCGATTTGGATGCCGCTGCAAAAATACTGAAGAACTGCGAAAATTTCCAGAAGGTAAGCGCGTTGTATCATTACACGCTCGCAAGACAACTCCAGGCCTGCGGCGAATACGACCTCGCGATTGAAAACTTTGAAGAGGCGACTGAAATAAACCCGAATTATTCGAAGGCGCTGTTCCATCTGGCTTTCATTCTCGACCTTCGCGGCGAAGAAGAAGCAGCTCTTGACTATTATAAACAGCTTACTAACAACGGCGCTCCTTATGTAAACGCTCTGCTGAATATGGCTGTGCTTTACGAAGATTCCAGCCAGTTCGACAAGGCGTTGTACGCGGTCAATCAGGTGCTCAAATATCATCCGAACAATCAGCGGGCAATCCTTTTCAAAAGAGACATCGACAGCTCAAAGACAATGTTCTACGATGAAGAGATTGAAAAGAACAAAGACCAGCAGACAAAGATTCTCGAAACTCCGATTTCAGATTTTGAACTGTCAGTTCGCAGCCGTAACTGTCTCAAGAAGATGAACATCAACTCAATCGGCGACCTGCTGAAAATCAGCGAGACAGAGCTGCTGGCATACAAAAACTTCGGCGAAACATCGCTTACAGAAATCAAAGCTATGCTCGAATCGAGAGGGTTAAGGCTCGGTATGGCAGCAGAAGGCAAATTCCCTGAAGATTTGTCTAAGATAGGATTTGAAGACGAAGGCGACGACGATCTCGACGATGAAATGCTTACAAAATCGGTAGAAGACTTCGGCCTTTCAGTTCGCGCCAAAAACTGCCTGTCGCAATTAAACATAAAAACTCTCGGCGAGCTGGTATCAAAAACAGAAGCCGAACTTATGGGCGTAAAAAATTTCGGAGCAACGAGTCTTTCGGAAATAAGACAGATGCTCGACAGTCTTGGATTAGACCTTAGAAAAATAGAGTAAACTACCCGTGACGAAAAAATTAAAAAACAGGATGTTTAAGCATTACGTAATCAGCTTTGTAGCTATTGGGGTTTTTATTCTCGCGATTTGCTGCTATTCGCCCAGTGTCCCGATATCGAATTTGAGTGCACAGACTCCGGAAATGTACGCTGTAAAGGTACTGCTCGATGACAGCGCACAGAAAATCAGCTTCAACGCTCGTGGCGATTACAGGGTTGTAGACCCGCAAACCATTTCTGTCATAAGTGAAATACACGCATCGAGTTTTGTCACTATCACCGTCGACAGCAACTGCATAAAGGTCGGCTTCAAAAAATACGACAGCAGGCATCTCATATTCCAGCCTGCTTCGGAAACGCCTTTCGCGATTAATAATAACGTGCCCTACCACGGCACTCTTGAACTTATCGTCAATCAGGATAACAAAACAATGCAGGTCATCAACGGCGTTTCGCTCGAAGACTACATCGCAGGCGTTGTCGCTTCTGAAATGCCCAGCTACTGGGAATCCGAAGCGTTAAAAACGCAGGCAATCGCCGCAAGAACTTATGTTTTGTATATCAAGTCGAAGTTCGGAAAAAATCGGCCGTGGGACGTAAAAGCAACACAGGCCAATCAGGTTTATAAAGGTATGCGTGCCGAAACAATGCGGACAAACGACGCGGTAACGAGCACTTCAGGAATGGTATTAAGCTGCCAGCAGGACACTGGCGACTGGGATATATTCCCCACTTATTACAGTTCCGTCTGCGGCGGCCACACAGAAAACAGCGTCAACGTTTTTGGCGACGAGTTTTTCCCGCTTCAGGGCGCTGATTGTCCATGGTGCAGATTCAACACCAAGCCGAGTTTATTTTACTGGCCGGACGTAACATTAGACAAACAGACAGTAACCAAAAATATTTTCGCTCGCTACCCAACGTTAAAGGAACTTGGCAGCATCGATAAAATCGAACCTGCCAAGAGCAGCACATATACCGGCGGATTGTCAAGAATCACCAGCGTCAGACTAACCGGCTCAACAGGAAAAATCGGCTACCTTCGCGGCGAAGATATGAGATTAGCAATCGACCCGACAGGCTCGGCAATTCAAAGCACATGCTGCACGATAATCACAATGAAGGATGAATATCTCTTCATCGCAGGCAAAGGTTTCGGCCACGGGGTCGGCCTCTGTCAATATGGCGCACGCGAAATGGCAAGACAGGGTAAAACATACAAGGAAATCCTCGACTTCTATTACCCCGGCAACAGAATCAAATTACTGTATTAATTTCGCCGAAGACGGTTCCGCAAATATTCAATCTTCAATATTAAATTCGCAGTGCGTTCACTGACATTGCGTAATTTTATTATGTGGGGAATTTAGTAATGACACAAAACAGAAAGATGTCCTTTGGCCGTTTTGATTACGCGGCGTTTACATCTTTTATCACGTATGCTTCAGGCTCTGTCGTCGTACCAATAGCGTTGGTCGCTCTGGCAGACGAACTCGGCTTCTCACTCAAGAGCGGCGGATTCTCCGCAGGCGGCGCTCTTCAGCTTGGCCGGTCGATTCCAATGGTGCTTGCGATGCTCGTTTGCGGTTTCGCCGCAGGCAGATGGGGCAAACGCAAAACAATGGGATGGTCGATTATACTGATGGGCACAGGCATCGGCCTTTGCGCAATCGCCCCGCTTTACGGCATTTTATTTTTAGGTCTGATGATTGCCGGCATCGGCGAAGGCGTTATTGAAGGACTCGCAACGCCCTTCATTCAGGATTTGCACACCGACCAGCCCGGCCGGTATATCAACTTCACACATTCGTTCTGGTCTGTCGGCGTTCTGGCGACGGTTCTCATTTCCGGTGCACTGCTTTCGCTCGGCGTTTCATGGCGATTAATCATCGGCGCGGTTTCACTATCTGCAATAATTCCCGCGTTACTGATGCTCTTGCACATCGGCAAAAAATATCCCGAACACACCGAGCCGATTCACTGGACAGTCGTGCGCAATCAGGCCGTTGAAATTATCAAAACGCCGCGTTTTTGGTTTTTTTTCACTGCGATGTTCCTCGCAGGCGGCGGCGAATTTTGCCTTACGTTCTGGACGGCAAGTTACATCCAGTTAAACTTTTCCGCCTCGGCATGGGCAGCTGGAGCAGGCACTGCGTTTTTCGCCGCTGGTATGATTCTCGGCCGAACAGGCTGGGGATACCTGCTGCATCAAAGTCATTTGAAACAGTTGATAGTTTACTCCGCAATCGCCGGAACGGTTATTACACTTGCGTTTCCGATACTGACAAATCTTTGGCTGTTTTTTGTTTTACTGTTTTTTAGCGGTATCGCGTCCGCACCGTTTTGGCCGAGCGTGCAAAGCTACTGTGCCGATTGTATGCCGAAATCTGACACGACGATGTTATTTATTTTATTGTCGTGTGCCGGCGTCCCCGGCTGCGGATTTTTCACCTGGCTGATGGGCTTCATCGGCAACCACAGCGCCAACGGCCTTGCAAATGCGTTTTATATCGTCCCGGCATGTTATATTTTATTAGCCGGAATCATTAGTTTATGCTGGAATATGAATAAAAAATAATCTGTTAGCCCATCGATTTATTTGATGGGTTGTTTAGCCGCTTTCGGCATTTTAATCCTCGATTCTCAGGCTTTAGCCTGCCAATTATTTGGCAGGTCGAGAAATCTTTAAAAACAGTAATTCCAAAAAATTGATTTTTGATATTTTAATTCGTAGACGGGTTTAGCCAAAAATCCTTTCTATGACCAAGTTTACATAAGTTCTTGCGTGGCGAAAGTGTATAATTGGGTTGGTATTGCCGATGTAATTAGTTGTCGATTTGCCGAATTTTGATGAAGTTTGTCTTGGCCATCTGCTTGGACAAAATGTACAAAAAACAACAGATTCCAGTGGACGGTCACAGAACAAAAACAGCCATAACACGCATAACACATTATTGATGAAATCTCCAATACCCTCAAGGGGAGTCGAACCCGTCAAAGAAAATAGCCAAGCAATTACAAGTAAAGAAGTTATGAAAAATGAATCAATCGACTTGACCGATTGCTTGGCCGCTAAAAATCAGACTAATTTAAAGAAGGTAATTGAAGCATGGCCTAAGCTATCTGAGTATATTCAAAAGGCAATTTTAGCGTTGGTTGGGTAGCTTAGACTAATATAGCTAACGAGCCTGAATTATAAACAGCCAGCGCCTCCGGTTATGAGTTCCCAATTCACGTTTTATAAGTATTTAGCAATAAATGATTAATGATTGCACAATAAAGACTTATGTATCCTGGCCGTAGCTAAAAGTCAACCGCACTCCAAAAATACATGGCAGTTGCAAATCAAAGACTTGGATTAATCCATTATAAATGCTTTGTATTAACTGAACTTTTTATTTTTGGCAAAATTAATATAATGTGATAAAGTACTTGTTGTTTGTCATAAATGCGTGTGAAGGTTCTAATGAAGGATTTTGATTTATCGCCTGTTGACCCATTACCTGGCATAATGCAAAGTCTAATCAAATCAGATTTAACAAAAGCATTTGTTTCAGCTAACATTATTACCGCTATAGAAATTGACAGCTATGGTCGAACGGAAATAAAAGCACAAACTTGGGATGAGTACTGGGATATCCGAGGCAATATACCAGAGGCAGATTCTTTCGTAAATTTCGAAAAGGCTCGAAATGAATATTTTCAATATAGTTTTAAGTCAGAATACATTAGAGAGTATTGCTTCAGATTTTTCACTTTATTGGTTAAATGGCTCAATCACCGAAAGGAATTCAAATCTAAAGAATTATTAAGTAAATTGCTGTCTTTAGAGAATTTTGTAATACGTTGGCACAACAAAGAGGCTGGGATGGCCGCAGGTACAACGAGTCATAGAAATCCCGCTTATCTTCTTTCCCGTTTAGGTAAAACAACTTTTAATGAAGACCCAAAATATTTACCATTGATCATGCTCAAGTGCTTATCCAGCAATAACCTCTTTTACCATTATCGTCAATACCGAATTTCTAACGAACCAAATTTTTCAATTTTTACATATCCTGCAGTAAACCTTAACAATAGAAATGAATCTTTCGCATTGATCGAATCCTTGACACAAGGATTTTCACAAAAGTCAGACCCAAGAAGCAAACAAAGAGCTCAACTTTTGGCAGAAACTGCAATACATCCATTTCTTAAATTTTCATTGGAGAAAGATAATGACAAAAAAGAAGTCAATATTGTTGATATAGGTAGTGGCAGCGGCATAATGCTTAAATATATTTGGGAATATATCTTGAGTAAAGATCCCAATGCCAAAGAAAATTGGTATTTGAATGGTTCCTTAATAGGCTTAAGAGTTCATAATCCTGCTCGTCATTTTTCTAAAGGCCAAATTAGAAAAAATATGGCATACCTTGATTATCGACAGACGGACTACATTGATTGGATAAACAAACAGACTGAACCTTTTAAATTTGATGTTGCTTTAGTGTGTCGTCTGCTAAACAATATCAGTATATTCGACATCGAACATTCAGACGACGAAGGAATGTTGTGGCATATTTCAGGCCAACAGTATTCACCCGATATTATAGTTAGTAAAAAATATAATCCAGTTCATTGCCTAACTCCGGAAAAATATTGCCCTGAAAACCTTATCCATACTAATGGTCGAACCAGATTATCAGAAAATAGTTCTGCATATAGAGTACTGTCTTTAACAGACTACTACAAAGCAATAGCATTTTGTCTCGGCAGGGATATCAATGATGAATTGTTTTTTTATCCAGTCCGAAAATTTAATGAAAATTCTTTATTGAATTATACGGGCCAAAGCATTATTGGAAAATTATCAAGCATTTCCAAGCTAACTGTTATCGAAGATGTTGATCTCACAGCAAATTATTTATTCAAGCATATCCAAAATTATAGATTGGACATTGCCGCAACTACAATCAATTCTGATTCACAATATTCCTCTCAAGTCCTCGCAGTATGTAATAAAAAGTATGAAAATCTATTGCCGGGAGCTAAATTATGTTAAAAGTAATTACAAAAGAACGCAAAACCAATTTTCTTACACCATCCGGTTTGCGATGTTTAGCAAATCTGCCTACAATAAATATTTCTGCCGGTTGTGCACACAATTGCGTTTATTGTTATAGCAAAGGATATTCAATTTATCCCGGCGATAATTTTATTGAAGTTTATGAAAATATGGCTGCAAGGATCGCTGATGAGATTAAACGGAATCGCAAGAAACCGGCAGCAATCTACTTCTGCCCTTCCTGTGACCCATTTCAATCATTGCCTCAAATTCAACAACTTACTTTTGAGGTTATGAAAATCATATTGGAGAACGATATTGGTGTGCAGTTTGTTACCAAAGGACACATATCTGAAGAAATCTTTGATTTATTTAAAAAGCATAGTTCAAAAATAGCTGGCCAGATAGGATTAATCTCTGCTGATGAAAACATTTTAAGTGTATTTGAGCCTAATGCCGCACATATATCTCAGCGAATTAATCAACTCAAAAAATTAATAGAAATCGGAATTAAAATGTCCGTACGTTGCGACCCTATGCTATATGGCGTTACCGATTCCAATGAACAGTTACAAAAATTATTTTCAATGATTGCTAATACAGGTTGTAAAGAAGCTGCCAGTAGCTTTCTTTTTCTAAGGCCTGCAATCACTGCCAGTCTCAAAAAAAATATTCACGATATATCACTATTAAATAAAGTCTTGGAACCTTTTTCAAAAACCGTTTCTCTACCAATCGGCACTAAAAATTCAACGGGGATTTTTTTGCCGGTAGCGATCAGAAAATCAGCATTTGAAAAGATTATTAAAATAGCAAACAGCTTTGGCATCAGTACACATATTTGCGGTTGCAAAAATTGTGACATTACATCTGAAAGTTGTTATATCACACGCGAACGTAAAGATTATCAAC
This region includes:
- a CDS encoding SpoIID/LytB domain-containing protein, which encodes MFKHYVISFVAIGVFILAICCYSPSVPISNLSAQTPEMYAVKVLLDDSAQKISFNARGDYRVVDPQTISVISEIHASSFVTITVDSNCIKVGFKKYDSRHLIFQPASETPFAINNNVPYHGTLELIVNQDNKTMQVINGVSLEDYIAGVVASEMPSYWESEALKTQAIAARTYVLYIKSKFGKNRPWDVKATQANQVYKGMRAETMRTNDAVTSTSGMVLSCQQDTGDWDIFPTYYSSVCGGHTENSVNVFGDEFFPLQGADCPWCRFNTKPSLFYWPDVTLDKQTVTKNIFARYPTLKELGSIDKIEPAKSSTYTGGLSRITSVRLTGSTGKIGYLRGEDMRLAIDPTGSAIQSTCCTIITMKDEYLFIAGKGFGHGVGLCQYGAREMARQGKTYKEILDFYYPGNRIKLLY
- the ccsA gene encoding cytochrome c biogenesis protein CcsA; translation: MDGLKRLCLWANIVLTLFAAMVCVIGSMMGAGWCGAFFSTIPGESLLISLALLFVAMVLEFGSARQIYLTIRMWFRWSKKDIIVSVFLLAVVVLIFYSRILPVKSHNLKSIYFVPHIFASLLSYVFFLQAAYFSGKCLLSKNAEMENEAYRLICLGFPLLTAGIIIGSIWAASAWGNWWSWDPKETFSLAVWFVYLAFIIFRKFYGPKFLQLNCLWGIIAFLMIIFGVIIVNFSRIFAGLHSY
- a CDS encoding tetratricopeptide repeat protein, producing MTVVSQPKIDILSAENITMEDILATTDFVNSSEKTRLSFTERAEQEISKSGKKNYLALGAAMAVLGKYAKAVELLEKADESKEKHLELAFCLRKICQFDKAIEALDKAAKAGADALAVNCAKASVYRIKGDLDAAAKILKNCENFQKVSALYHYTLARQLQACGEYDLAIENFEEATEINPNYSKALFHLAFILDLRGEEEAALDYYKQLTNNGAPYVNALLNMAVLYEDSSQFDKALYAVNQVLKYHPNNQRAILFKRDIDSSKTMFYDEEIEKNKDQQTKILETPISDFELSVRSRNCLKKMNINSIGDLLKISETELLAYKNFGETSLTEIKAMLESRGLRLGMAAEGKFPEDLSKIGFEDEGDDDLDDEMLTKSVEDFGLSVRAKNCLSQLNIKTLGELVSKTEAELMGVKNFGATSLSEIRQMLDSLGLDLRKIE
- a CDS encoding B12-binding domain-containing radical SAM protein encodes the protein MEYIATALKGHVGEISLIDLRHKRTLQPPQKMFEFITNKIDLICISIGWRAQYDKVCNYINQLPAGKTTVVGGREATDRVEDIFLRCSNVDVVVRGEGEQTIQELADGLPWEQILGLSYRRDGKIIHNPNRPLQPIEDILPPDRSLRQSRYFPVLHGVKLLPIEFDTILGSRGCPYKCKFCTFSMNPLGQKREYVARTPESVVDEIEASRGDMIIFADDNFFVNSTRAERICDLIIERGIKKLYFANARIEASKHPRMLEKAYKAGFRVLLMGIESASDRILEQMNKGFNTQQIRDAFKVFRNFPFFYHAYFIYGNVGETEEEMLAIPDFARELGVHMINLSKLRVDKFTPLRELVESTPGYWINEKGNIYSKEFGRQRLKQIRNRIRRRFWYRPAQVVKVFKTIHNGGLLTCWQMAKIALVSSLLLLDYMWQSICKIFRRKS
- a CDS encoding radical SAM protein, translating into MLKVITKERKTNFLTPSGLRCLANLPTINISAGCAHNCVYCYSKGYSIYPGDNFIEVYENMAARIADEIKRNRKKPAAIYFCPSCDPFQSLPQIQQLTFEVMKIILENDIGVQFVTKGHISEEIFDLFKKHSSKIAGQIGLISADENILSVFEPNAAHISQRINQLKKLIEIGIKMSVRCDPMLYGVTDSNEQLQKLFSMIANTGCKEAASSFLFLRPAITASLKKNIHDISLLNKVLEPFSKTVSLPIGTKNSTGIFLPVAIRKSAFEKIIKIANSFGISTHICGCKNCDITSESCYITRERKDYQPHLFKIS
- a CDS encoding MFS transporter, whose amino-acid sequence is MTQNRKMSFGRFDYAAFTSFITYASGSVVVPIALVALADELGFSLKSGGFSAGGALQLGRSIPMVLAMLVCGFAAGRWGKRKTMGWSIILMGTGIGLCAIAPLYGILFLGLMIAGIGEGVIEGLATPFIQDLHTDQPGRYINFTHSFWSVGVLATVLISGALLSLGVSWRLIIGAVSLSAIIPALLMLLHIGKKYPEHTEPIHWTVVRNQAVEIIKTPRFWFFFTAMFLAGGGEFCLTFWTASYIQLNFSASAWAAGAGTAFFAAGMILGRTGWGYLLHQSHLKQLIVYSAIAGTVITLAFPILTNLWLFFVLLFFSGIASAPFWPSVQSYCADCMPKSDTTMLFILLSCAGVPGCGFFTWLMGFIGNHSANGLANAFYIVPACYILLAGIISLCWNMNKK